In Anolis carolinensis isolate JA03-04 unplaced genomic scaffold, rAnoCar3.1.pri scaffold_14, whole genome shotgun sequence, the following proteins share a genomic window:
- the LOC103281597 gene encoding uncharacterized protein LOC103281597 encodes MLLGGKVPPFRLQGANQEAERGAVGVAEALPRDPFKRVPFVWAGRGTPGRRTRRKRFGVAMASLWSGHERLRIGERLQASLAGILELDLLRERQRDAVEGALTEGDAPQQEEDRNGLPVVAAKMDWTKSEDSFGTSEHSETNLGAGRADAVDKACLGMKIVTEQLLLPRKKTGINGDNAQEMAEVDSRPSSGFYDTSEMGSLSDSCASMHSDGPSGLPCGSGSITHLPGFRENGFARPHSTDEAAVRLLDLQIQHLTLAANLPDAINRRPVSTGDLEFLLGLGDLSLSFPKNPCLQLLQYKADLVSRNTSEVYHYPSPLHAVALQSPLFTSSLSQSSSQEDFDEPPLEAILDEPPKGVGSRSQEQRTVQLDQYIAKLVLRYKCRSIASRTDSGSLAAYQKSLSMSSVCSSVLGAVQLLAPVPGWKIRRHISTRSHLRSQDPHVVDFSVSTRSNVTNLVKANEPSVLSLPDPLPWCPEPTFVPYPVGSERGLPHWTPSRKASSLPQEKLYRGKHMSRELVKRPERQEKTSERSWPSPRELLNRLSLRRRLSPHAGNLACASSEMNVNATRHASSKGKPVKPKWTSVMEISSRTPPRPQLFRPPPMLAHHLAFSSDSPNSFCFLEGFERSLTATTSSSSLAKVEATSAINLNGDWILQQLGDGWPHTADSTDVPVRRVKLHRSRSFKEFKKAMSRSLRGSRATK; translated from the exons ATGTTGCTAGGGGGGAAAGTTCCTCCCTTCCGCCTCCAGGGAGCCAATCAGGAGGCGGAGAGGGGCGCGGTGGGCGTGGCGGAGGCGCTCCCACGTGACCCTTTCAAACGCGTTCCCTTTGTCTGGGCCGGGAGAGGGACTCCGGGGCGGCGGACGCGAAGGAAGCGCTTCGGCGTGGCCATGGCTTCGCTCTGGTCCGGCCACGAGCGGCTCCGGATCGGGGAGCGGCTCCAGGCCAGCCTGGCCGGGATCCTGGAGCTGGACCTGCTCCGGGAGAGGCAGAGGGACGCCGTGGAGGGCGCCCTCACGGAGGGAGACGCACCGCAACAG GAAGAAGACAGGAACGGATTGCCGGTGGTCGCTGCCAAAATGGACTGGACCAAATCGGAAGACTCGTTTGGCACATCGGAACACTCCGAGACGAATCTTGGGGCCGGACGTGCTGATGCCGTGGACAAAGCGTGCCTTGGGATGAAAATCGTCACAGAGCAGCTCCTCCTGCCCCGCAAGAAAACCGGAATCAATGGAGACAATGCCCAGGAGATGGCGGAGGTGGATTCTAGGCCAAGCTCAG GGTTCTACGACACCAGCGAAATGGGCTCCCTGTCGGATTCCTGCGCTTCCATGCACAGCGATGGGCCTTCGGGGTTGCCCTGCGGCTCTGGCTCCATTACTCACCTGCCGGGATTCAGAGAGAACGGTTTTGCCCGTCCGCACTCAACAGACGAAGCCGCCGTCCGCCTCCTGGACCTCCAAATTCAGCACCTCACCTTGGCAGCGAACCTTCCCGATGCCATCAACAGGAGACCAGTATCAACAG GAGACCTTGAGTTCCTCTTGGGCCTGGGAGACTTGTCCCTCTCGTTTCCAAAGAACCCGTGCCTCCAGTTGCTGCAGTACAAGGCCGACCTCGTGTCCCGCAACACCAGCGAAGTCTACCACTACCCGAGCCCGTTGCATGCGGTGGCCCTGCAGAGCCCACTCTTCACCAGCAGCCTCTCCCAGAGCTCATCCCAGGAAGATTTTGACGAGCCCCCCCTGGAAGCTATCCTGGACGAGCCCCCAAAAGGAGTGGGCTCCCGCTCCCAAGAACAGCGGACAGTGCAGCTGGATCAGTATATTGCCAAGCTGGTGCTGCGCTATAAGTGCCGTTCCATCGCCAGCAGGACGGACAGCGGATCTCTAGCGGCGTATCAGAAGAGCCTGTCCATGTCGTCCGTCTGCAGTTCTGTGCTTGGCGCTGTCCAGCTCCTCGCCCCGGTCCCGGGGTGGAAGATCCGGCGACACATCTCCACCCGTTCCCATTTACGCTCGCAGGATCCTCATGTTGTGGACTTCTCTGTCTCCACCCGATCCAACGTCACGAACCTTGTGAAGGCAAACGAACCGTCGGTGCTGTCTCTCCCCGACCCTCTCCCGTGGTGCCCGGAGCCTACTTTTGTCCCGTACCCGGTGGGTTCGGAGAGAGGACTTCCGCACTGGACTCCCTCCAGAAAGGCGTCCTCCTTGCCGCAGGAGAAGCTCTACCGAGGCAAACATATGTCCCGGGAGTTGGTGAAAAGGCCCGAGAGGCAGGAGAAGACGTCCGAGAGGAGTTGGCCGAGTCCGCGGGAGTTGCTGAACCGCCTGAGCCTCCGTCGCCGGCTTTCCCCTCACGCCGGGAACCTGGCCTGCGCCAGCTCGGAAATGAACGTCAACGCCACGCGTCACGCGTCCAGCAAGGGCAAACCCGTCAAGCCCAAATGGACCTCCGTCATGGAGATTTCCAGTCGGACTCCGCCTCGGCCACAGCTCTTCCGCCCGCCTCCAATGCTGGCCCACCACCTCGCCTTCTCCTCCGACTCTCCCAACTCGTTTTGCTTCTTGGAGGGCTTTGAGCGGTCGCTTACTGCCACCACCAGCAGCTCCAGCCTGGCCAAGGTTGAAGCCA